The proteins below are encoded in one region of Streptomyces cyanogenus:
- a CDS encoding EamA family transporter, with the protein MAATRPAGTATAVIAVTALAPVSWGTTYAVTTEFLPPDRPLFTALMRALPAGLLLLALTRVLPRGTWWAKAGALGALNIGAFFPLLFVAAYRLPGGMAAVVGSAGPLFVVGLSALLLGQRPQPRTLLTGLAAAFGVSLVVLKGAGALDLVGVLAALASTAAMAAGTVLTKRWGRPEGVGPLALTGWQLTAGGLLIAPVAFLTEGAPPALDGRAAGGYLYLALANTAVAYWLWFRGIGRLTATQAGFLGPLSPLTAAVVGWAALGQALTPVQVAGMALAFGATLAGQLGGARPRPFGTAGENGAEKNDAEKCGAGKGEREHPMGLTVPALRRQGAPAHPARGPLLAVRRGSRC; encoded by the coding sequence ATGGCCGCCACCCGACCCGCCGGGACCGCCACCGCCGTCATAGCCGTCACCGCCCTCGCGCCCGTCTCCTGGGGCACCACGTACGCGGTCACCACCGAGTTCCTGCCGCCGGACCGCCCCCTGTTCACGGCCCTGATGCGGGCCCTGCCCGCCGGTCTGCTGCTGCTCGCCCTCACCCGGGTGCTGCCGCGCGGCACCTGGTGGGCCAAGGCCGGGGCGCTCGGGGCGCTGAACATCGGCGCCTTCTTCCCGCTGCTGTTCGTCGCGGCGTACCGGCTGCCCGGCGGGATGGCCGCGGTCGTCGGCTCGGCCGGGCCGCTGTTCGTCGTAGGGCTCTCCGCGCTGCTGCTCGGGCAGCGGCCGCAGCCGCGCACGCTGCTCACCGGGCTGGCGGCCGCGTTCGGAGTCAGCCTGGTCGTGCTGAAGGGGGCCGGCGCGCTCGACCTGGTCGGCGTCCTCGCGGCCCTCGCCTCCACCGCCGCCATGGCCGCCGGCACCGTGCTGACCAAACGCTGGGGCCGCCCGGAGGGGGTCGGTCCGCTGGCGCTCACCGGCTGGCAACTCACCGCGGGCGGCCTGCTCATCGCGCCGGTCGCCTTCCTGACCGAGGGCGCACCGCCCGCCCTCGACGGCCGTGCCGCCGGTGGCTACCTCTACCTCGCCCTGGCCAACACGGCCGTCGCCTACTGGCTCTGGTTCCGCGGCATCGGCCGGCTCACCGCCACCCAGGCCGGCTTCCTCGGCCCGCTGTCCCCGCTGACCGCGGCGGTCGTCGGCTGGGCGGCCCTCGGCCAGGCACTCACCCCGGTGCAGGTGGCGGGCATGGCGCTGGCGTTCGGGGCGACGCTGGCCGGACAACTCGGCGGTGCCAGGCCACGACCGTTCGGCACCGCTGGAGAGAACGGCGCTGAAAAGAACGACGCGGAGAAGTGCGGCGCTGGAAAGGGCGAGCGTGAACACCCGATGGGCCTGACCGTTCCGGCGCTGCGACGGCAGGGCGCACCGGCCCACCCGGCACGGGGCCCGCTGTTGGCCGTCCGTCGCGGTTCGAGATGCTGA
- a CDS encoding MarR family winged helix-turn-helix transcriptional regulator: protein MQQQPADPVDAIIEQWARVRPDLDTRAMEVFGRIFRLSRAMGDRMEKAYKPYGISRGEFDVLATLRRSGEPYTLSPRELSATLMLTTGGMTGRLDKLERAGLLRRSPDPHDRRGLQVTLTEEGLRLVDEAVGAGLAQESDALSALDTEEAGHLAGLLRKLLDATAE, encoded by the coding sequence ATGCAGCAACAGCCAGCGGACCCCGTCGACGCGATCATCGAGCAGTGGGCCCGGGTACGGCCCGACCTGGACACCCGGGCGATGGAGGTCTTCGGCCGGATCTTCCGGCTCTCCCGCGCGATGGGCGACCGGATGGAGAAGGCCTACAAGCCCTACGGCATCTCCCGCGGCGAGTTCGACGTCCTGGCCACCCTGCGCCGCTCCGGCGAGCCGTACACCCTCTCGCCCCGCGAGCTGTCGGCCACCCTCATGCTCACCACTGGCGGGATGACGGGCCGGCTCGACAAGCTGGAGCGCGCGGGACTGCTGCGTCGCTCCCCCGACCCGCACGACCGGCGCGGCCTCCAGGTGACCCTGACCGAGGAGGGGCTGCGGCTCGTCGACGAGGCGGTGGGCGCCGGGCTGGCGCAGGAGAGCGACGCCCTGTCCGCCCTGGACACCGAAGAGGCCGGCCACCTGGCCGGCCTGCTGCGGAAGCTGCTGGACGCGACGGCCGAGTAG